The genomic interval CAATCCGGAATTCCTTCGCGAAGGTTCGGCCATTCGCGATTTCTACGAGCCGCCCAAGACGGTCGTCGGGGCGCTGCGCCCTGAGACCGCCGGGCAGGCCGCCAAACTCTATAATGGAATCAATGCTCCCGTGTTTTTGACCGAGATCGAAGAAGCGGAAATGGTCAAGTATGCGGACAACGTGTTCCACGCGCTGAAGATCGTTTTCGGAAACGAGATCGGGGCGGTAGCCAAGAAGCTGGGCGTAGACAGCCACCGCGTGATGGATATTTTCGTTCACGACACCAAGCTCAATCTTTCCCCCTATTACCTCAAACCGGGTTTTGCCTTCGGCGGTTCGTGCCTGCCTAAGGACGTTCGCGCGTTGACGTGGTGCGCGAAAGACCTGAGCGTGCGCACACCGATGCTGTCTTCGCTCATGGAAGCGAATCGCGAGACCGTGCAGCGGGCGGTGAAGACGGTTCTCGGATTCGGCAAAAAGAAGGTCGGGCTGCTCGGACTGGCCTTCAAGGCGGGCACTGACGATCTCCGCGAAAGCCCAATGGTCGAGCTGGTGGAAACGCTGCTCGGCAAAGGCCATCGGATCAAGATTTACGACAAGAACGTTTCGCTGGCCCGGCTGGTCGGCTCAAACAAGAAATTCATCGAGTCGGTTTTACCGCACCTGGCCGAGTTGTTGTGTCCCTCCGTCGAGGAAGTTCTCGATCACTCCGACGTGGTCATCATTGCCAATCGCGATCCCGACTTTGTGAACGTCGTCGAGCGGGTGCGTCCCGATCAGATTCTCTTCGATCTCGTGCGCATCGTTCCCGAGCCGCCGCGCGACCGACCGAACTATCATGGCTTCTGCTGGTAAGGTTCTCATTCTCGTCGAGAACCTGTCCGTTCCCTTTGATCGGCGGGTCTGGCAGGAAGCGACCACGCTGGCCCGGAACGGCTACCAGGTCAGTGTGATCTGTCCGCGGATGGTGGACCGGCGGCCCTTTGAGACCATCGAAAACGTCGCGATCTACCGCTATCCGCTGCCCTATACCGCGCGGCGGGCGCTGGGCTATTTCATCGAATATCCGTGGGCGATAACGCTCACGTTTTTCTATGCCCTCTACGTGTTTTTCCGCCGCGGTTTCCGCGTGATTCATGCCTGCAATCCCCCCGACCTCTTCTTTCTCGTAGCGCTGCCGTTCAAAATGTTTGGCGTGAAATTTCTGTTTGATCAGCACGATCTTTGTCCTGAGACCTTCGAGTCGAAATTCGTCGGCAAGAAAGGTATCCTTCTGCAGGTGCTGCACGTGCTGGAACGCTGCACGTACCGCACGGCCGAGGTGGTCATCGCCACCAATGAGTCCTACAAAAGTGTAGCCATCGAGCGGGGGAGGAAGCCGGCCGAGCGCGTGTTTGTGGTTCGCAGCGCTCCCGATCTCTCGCGGTTCGTGCCGACCCAGCCCGATCCGGCTCTCAAGAAGGGAAAATCGTTTCTGGTGACGTATCTCGGCACGATGGGCCAGCAGGACGGATTGGATTATCTGTTGCGAAGCGTGCGCCATATCGTGCACGACCGGAAGCGCAACGACATTCAGTTCACATTCATGGGCGGCGGTGAGAATCTGACCGCACTGAAGGAACTTGCGGTCGAGCTGGGAGTGTCCGAAGCGGTGGAGTTCACGGGCCGGGTGTCGAACGAACAGGTGCTCAAGACCCTGTCAACTGCCGACGTCTGCGTGGCTCCCGATCCCATCAGCCCGCTGAACGACCGGTCTACCATGAACAAGATTCTCGAGTACATGGCGATGGCGCGGCCGATCGTTTCCTATCGTCTGACGGAATCGGCTTTTTCGGCGGGGGCGGCGGCGGTGTATGCCGTGGACAATGATGAAGAGGATTTCGCGCGGAAGATCATCGAACTCTTAAGTGATCCCGATCGCCGCGCGCGGATGGGCGCTCTCGGTTTCTCGCGCTTGAAAAGCGAGCTTTCCTGGGAATACAGCACCCGTCAGCTCTTGAAGGCATACGAGTGCGCTCTGGACGTTTCTGGCCGGCCCGGTGATTGATCCGTGAGGATGATTGAACGCTGTTTGTCGGCCAAAGACGAAAGCGCTTTCTTTCGTGAGGGTCAGACTTGGCGGGCAGACTCGGAAGCTTGTGTGAGTTTCGTGAGTTCACTGCAG from bacterium carries:
- a CDS encoding nucleotide sugar dehydrogenase, with protein sequence MRISVFGLGYVGCVSAACFCDLGHEVWGVDIDPCKVEFIRKGQSPIIEEGLGELISKYVKTGRLHGASSAREAIAASEVSLVCVGTPSLDSGALNTEYVKRVASDIGKALRDSSHPHTVVIRSTLIPGTTRREVLPRLEKESGKKEGKDFSLTYNPEFLREGSAIRDFYEPPKTVVGALRPETAGQAAKLYNGINAPVFLTEIEEAEMVKYADNVFHALKIVFGNEIGAVAKKLGVDSHRVMDIFVHDTKLNLSPYYLKPGFAFGGSCLPKDVRALTWCAKDLSVRTPMLSSLMEANRETVQRAVKTVLGFGKKKVGLLGLAFKAGTDDLRESPMVELVETLLGKGHRIKIYDKNVSLARLVGSNKKFIESVLPHLAELLCPSVEEVLDHSDVVIIANRDPDFVNVVERVRPDQILFDLVRIVPEPPRDRPNYHGFCW
- a CDS encoding glycosyltransferase family 4 protein → MASAGKVLILVENLSVPFDRRVWQEATTLARNGYQVSVICPRMVDRRPFETIENVAIYRYPLPYTARRALGYFIEYPWAITLTFFYALYVFFRRGFRVIHACNPPDLFFLVALPFKMFGVKFLFDQHDLCPETFESKFVGKKGILLQVLHVLERCTYRTAEVVIATNESYKSVAIERGRKPAERVFVVRSAPDLSRFVPTQPDPALKKGKSFLVTYLGTMGQQDGLDYLLRSVRHIVHDRKRNDIQFTFMGGGENLTALKELAVELGVSEAVEFTGRVSNEQVLKTLSTADVCVAPDPISPLNDRSTMNKILEYMAMARPIVSYRLTESAFSAGAAAVYAVDNDEEDFARKIIELLSDPDRRARMGALGFSRLKSELSWEYSTRQLLKAYECALDVSGRPGD